The Brasilonema sennae CENA114 genome includes a region encoding these proteins:
- the sds gene encoding solanesyl diphosphate synthase, translating to MTPATSLFSPVEADLQILADNLKQLVGNGHPILCAAAEHLFGAGGKRIRPAIVLLISRATMLEQDITPRHRRLAEITEMIHTASLVHDDVVDESEMRRGVPTVHSLFGNRIAILAGDFLFAQSSWYLANLDNLDVVKLLSEVIMDLASGEIQQGLNRFDTNISIDTYLKKTYYKTASLIANSSKAAGLLSNVSQETADHLYSYGRHLGLAFQIVDDILDFTSSTDTLGKPAGSDLKSGNLTAPVLFALEEKPYLEALIDREFAQKGDLEQAISLIHDSQGIQRSRELAEHHAKVAVEHLAHLPSSESWQTLMKIADYVLSRLY from the coding sequence ATGACCCCAGCCACCTCCCTTTTTTCCCCAGTGGAAGCCGACCTGCAAATACTAGCAGACAACTTGAAACAGCTAGTTGGAAACGGTCATCCGATCCTTTGTGCAGCAGCCGAACATCTCTTTGGAGCTGGGGGAAAGCGCATAAGACCGGCGATCGTCCTGCTGATATCGCGGGCGACCATGCTCGAACAAGACATAACGCCTCGTCACCGACGCTTAGCTGAGATTACAGAAATGATTCACACAGCAAGCTTAGTACATGACGATGTGGTAGATGAATCCGAAATGCGACGTGGTGTTCCCACTGTTCATAGTTTATTTGGCAACAGAATAGCGATCTTAGCAGGAGATTTTCTGTTTGCTCAATCTTCCTGGTATCTAGCCAATCTGGACAATTTAGATGTAGTGAAACTGCTCTCAGAGGTGATTATGGATCTGGCTAGTGGCGAGATTCAGCAGGGCTTGAATCGCTTCGATACAAACATATCGATTGACACTTACCTCAAAAAGACTTACTACAAAACAGCGTCATTAATTGCTAATAGTTCAAAAGCCGCTGGATTACTTAGCAACGTTTCCCAAGAAACAGCCGACCATTTGTATAGCTACGGACGTCACCTTGGTTTAGCATTCCAAATTGTAGATGACATTTTAGATTTCACAAGTTCGACAGATACTTTGGGTAAGCCAGCAGGATCGGATTTGAAAAGCGGTAATTTAACTGCGCCAGTTTTATTTGCATTGGAAGAAAAGCCATATTTAGAAGCTCTGATAGATAGAGAGTTTGCGCAGAAAGGAGACTTAGAGCAAGCTATATCCTTGATACACGATAGTCAAGGTATTCAGCGCTCAAGAGAGTTAGCAGAACATCATGCGAAGGTAGCTGTTGAGCATCTTGCGCATCTTCCATCCTCTGAATCTTGGCAAACCCTGATGAAGATAGCTGATTACGTACTGAGTAGGCTCTATTAA
- the murI gene encoding glutamate racemase yields the protein MFSSFTFEGNLYDFSEAPQRAPIGIFDSGVGGLTVLHQLYRQLPNESIIYFGDTARLPYGIRSQTEILQFAREILTWMQQKHVKMVVMACNTSSALALEAVREEFSMPILGLILPGARAAVNSGKRIGVIATAATAKSNAYRHAILEINPNVQVWQVSCPEFVPLIEQNRIYEPYTLQVVRSYLEPLLQHEIDTLVYGCTHYPLLAPVLRSLLPSHVKLVDPAQYVVAACAQDLDILGLRNTYPPLPTRFAVSGCPQQFAQSSLQWLGYTPATEPVQLTNVTFSSL from the coding sequence GTGTTTTCATCTTTTACCTTTGAAGGTAATCTTTATGATTTTTCTGAAGCACCGCAACGTGCCCCAATTGGTATTTTTGACAGTGGTGTAGGTGGTTTAACAGTTCTACACCAACTCTACCGTCAACTCCCTAATGAATCGATTATTTACTTTGGGGATACAGCTCGACTTCCATATGGGATTCGCTCGCAAACAGAAATTTTACAGTTTGCACGTGAAATTCTCACCTGGATGCAACAAAAGCATGTCAAAATGGTCGTTATGGCTTGTAACACGAGTTCGGCCTTAGCCCTGGAGGCGGTACGTGAGGAATTCTCTATGCCAATTCTCGGTCTGATCTTACCGGGAGCAAGAGCAGCAGTTAACAGTGGAAAGCGCATTGGTGTTATTGCCACTGCTGCAACCGCCAAAAGCAACGCCTATCGCCATGCTATCCTAGAGATAAATCCCAATGTCCAAGTTTGGCAAGTGAGTTGCCCAGAGTTTGTACCGCTAATTGAGCAAAACCGCATTTATGAACCCTACACACTACAAGTGGTACGCTCATATCTAGAACCACTATTGCAGCATGAAATCGACACATTAGTCTATGGCTGTACTCACTATCCTTTATTGGCACCAGTTTTGCGATCACTCCTCCCCTCCCACGTCAAGCTAGTTGACCCAGCACAATATGTAGTTGCTGCTTGTGCTCAGGATTTAGATATCTTGGGCTTGAGAAATACATACCCACCTTTGCCAACTCGCTTTGCGGTCAGTGGTTGTCCACAACAATTTGCGCAGTCCTCTTTACAGTGGTTGGGTTATACTCCAGCTACTGAGCCAGTACAGTTGACAAATGTCACATTTTCTAGTTTATAA
- a CDS encoding YlqD family protein, with protein sequence MDASKSQLLLKRVVNVKAIVTPLWKDEVQQQLQAQINQIDQQLQQIDMEGQRAISAVQKQSLQPPGPQTLQQIENIQGQVNQKKSELLEQKNQSLQNLQQVQFLELDQEVNQFQMESFFHVEPGDNLINKLNVEVVLRDGVVEEIRGDI encoded by the coding sequence ATGGATGCCTCGAAATCTCAACTGCTGCTAAAACGGGTTGTTAACGTCAAAGCGATCGTCACTCCTCTTTGGAAAGACGAAGTGCAGCAGCAACTGCAAGCGCAAATTAATCAAATTGACCAGCAACTGCAACAAATCGACATGGAAGGACAGCGGGCGATTTCAGCAGTTCAAAAGCAGAGTCTGCAACCACCAGGTCCCCAAACCCTGCAACAAATTGAGAATATTCAAGGTCAAGTTAATCAAAAGAAAAGTGAACTTTTGGAGCAAAAAAATCAAAGTCTGCAAAATCTCCAGCAAGTCCAGTTTTTAGAGTTGGATCAAGAAGTTAACCAATTTCAAATGGAAAGCTTTTTTCACGTGGAACCAGGTGATAACTTGATTAACAAATTGAACGTAGAAGTTGTGTTACGTGATGGTGTTGTAGAAGAAATTCGCGGTGATATTTAA
- a CDS encoding PatU, with translation MNSDSESLQNQLIAWLLAKKAQTNDPKLVNCEENEGVEHINQTAAALNGGAFELRCLPRTIQLGEIPTVQERFQAVVKRRLQTQIQNHPPLFPWEAQLIEYPECLDKPALELVPVWGWAVQQSKLNLPIHLPERIFQQLLEKCQAMIASSIPLGAKLVAAVESLFPEEYQTLNDLAGIVLRSPSRSDALETMPNLESDYSDLQPQQQMALSLLAAKQLLENLTLPVSATNPLVERQWLTSAGVLTLKVEYQTQGQLTKLRVETELPFKAIVNLQGDAAQATAESSSPGCLSVELHNTQPNQTYTLEVELKEIDQQPLVFVIVPTL, from the coding sequence ATGAATAGTGACTCAGAATCCTTACAAAACCAATTAATCGCTTGGTTGTTGGCAAAAAAGGCCCAAACCAACGATCCAAAATTGGTCAATTGTGAGGAAAATGAAGGGGTAGAACATATTAATCAAACAGCCGCCGCCTTAAACGGTGGCGCTTTTGAGTTAAGGTGTCTACCCCGAACTATTCAACTGGGAGAAATTCCTACTGTGCAAGAACGTTTCCAAGCCGTCGTTAAACGTCGGTTACAAACTCAAATTCAAAATCATCCACCGTTATTTCCTTGGGAAGCTCAGCTTATAGAGTATCCCGAATGTCTAGACAAGCCAGCGCTTGAGTTGGTTCCGGTTTGGGGCTGGGCAGTACAGCAATCGAAACTGAATTTGCCGATTCATCTGCCCGAAAGAATTTTCCAGCAATTGCTGGAGAAGTGTCAGGCGATGATTGCCTCTTCTATACCGTTAGGGGCAAAACTCGTTGCTGCTGTCGAGAGCCTCTTTCCTGAAGAATATCAAACATTGAATGACTTAGCAGGAATAGTGCTAAGAAGTCCCTCTCGTTCAGATGCTCTAGAAACTATGCCGAATCTAGAGAGTGATTACTCAGACTTACAGCCACAGCAACAGATGGCGCTTTCGTTGCTGGCGGCAAAACAGCTACTAGAAAATCTAACTCTGCCAGTTTCAGCTACCAACCCACTAGTAGAAAGACAATGGCTTACAAGTGCAGGTGTTCTGACCCTAAAGGTAGAATACCAAACTCAAGGTCAACTGACCAAGCTAAGAGTTGAAACTGAATTACCATTCAAAGCGATTGTGAACCTCCAAGGAGATGCTGCCCAAGCAACAGCTGAGTCATCAAGTCCGGGATGCCTAAGTGTAGAATTACACAATACGCAACCAAACCAGACTTATACCTTGGAAGTTGAGTTAAAAGAAATAGACCAACAACCGCTTGTATTTGTGATTGTTCCCACCTTATAA
- the hetZ gene encoding heterocyst differentiation protein HetZ: MNSAATITIQGVSSIGVEAIFQLLLKELQQLTKASEQNCRDVATRIAAEVDRICSESKRIQAAGTVENSAMTLARHRLQQCLRYYELGSNRGRIELHSTLSAIIYRYINPPQRQLSYQGRLVVIEDFLQSFYLEGLNAFRRENQLGTTYRPQTLLELAEYMAFTERYAKRRIPLPGRQQQLIILRAQTFSQQQPPETCVDIEQAAEGSGNEADGSWEDPAVQQLRSAMATQPEPEPQEDTLRSVVISELMNYLEERQQSDCADYFALRLQDLSAQEIESILGLTARQRDYLQQRFKYHLIRFALLHRWELVHEWLEADLQTNLGLTPQQWEVYTAQLDEKQQSLLELKQQGHPDEKIAKTLGLSMAQMQKRWFKILEQAWEIRNSLISGSGASTHE, encoded by the coding sequence ATGAATTCAGCCGCAACCATAACAATTCAGGGAGTAAGTTCTATCGGCGTGGAGGCGATATTTCAACTCCTTTTGAAGGAGCTTCAGCAATTAACCAAAGCTTCGGAGCAAAATTGCCGCGATGTGGCAACACGAATTGCTGCCGAAGTTGATAGAATTTGCAGTGAAAGCAAGCGCATCCAAGCTGCCGGGACTGTAGAAAATTCTGCAATGACCCTTGCCCGACATCGCTTACAACAGTGTTTGAGGTACTACGAGTTGGGTTCCAATCGGGGCAGAATAGAGTTACACAGTACTTTGAGTGCGATTATTTATCGCTACATCAATCCTCCCCAAAGACAATTGAGTTATCAAGGGCGGCTCGTCGTCATCGAAGATTTCTTGCAGAGTTTTTACCTAGAGGGATTAAACGCCTTCCGACGGGAAAATCAACTAGGCACTACCTACCGTCCTCAAACACTTTTGGAATTAGCAGAATACATGGCATTCACAGAACGCTATGCTAAGCGAAGGATTCCTTTACCAGGGCGTCAACAACAGTTGATTATTCTCCGAGCACAAACATTTTCTCAACAACAACCGCCGGAAACGTGCGTAGACATAGAACAAGCAGCGGAAGGTAGTGGTAACGAAGCTGATGGCTCTTGGGAAGATCCAGCAGTGCAGCAGTTGCGAAGTGCGATGGCCACACAACCAGAGCCAGAACCTCAAGAAGATACGTTACGCTCTGTCGTGATTTCTGAACTCATGAATTATTTGGAAGAGCGGCAACAATCAGATTGTGCTGATTACTTTGCTTTGCGCCTCCAGGATTTATCAGCGCAGGAAATTGAGTCAATATTAGGCTTAACTGCTCGCCAGCGGGATTATTTGCAACAGCGCTTTAAATACCATTTAATCAGGTTTGCTTTATTGCATCGCTGGGAATTGGTTCACGAGTGGCTGGAAGCAGATTTACAGACAAATTTGGGCTTAACTCCTCAGCAATGGGAAGTGTATACGGCTCAACTGGACGAGAAACAACAGTCTTTACTAGAGTTGAAACAACAAGGTCATCCTGATGAAAAAATTGCCAAAACTTTAGGATTATCGATGGCACAAATGCAAAAACGGTGGTTTAAAATTCTTGAACAAGCTTGGGAAATTCGTAACTCTCTAATTTCCGGATCAGGTGCATCTACCCATGAATAG
- a CDS encoding dihydrolipoamide acetyltransferase family protein — translation MSIYEVFMPALSSTMTEGKIVSWVKSPGDKVEKGETVVVVESDKADMDVESFYEGYLAHIIVQAGETASVGSAIALLTETEAEIESAAQANSGSTAAIDEPTPAIKNPKIAETTTVATPAASQNGTTSHTNGRVIVSPRARKLAKELKVDLSGISGSGPHGRIVAQDVEAAAGKSSKQAATVTPVPPPQPTPTTTPVPPTPTKVAPAPAPAPAIAALPGQIVPFTTLQNAVARNMVASLSVPVIHIGYTITTDALDKLYKQIKSKGVTMTTLLAKAVAVTLQKHPLLNARYSEQGIVYHSSINVAVAVAMDDGGLITPVLQNADMADIYSLSRDWKSLVDRARAKKLQPEEYNSGTFTISNLGMFGVDRFDAILPPGQGSILAIGASRPQIVATTEGLFGVKQQMQVNITCDHRIIYGADAAAFLKDLAKLISTNPESLML, via the coding sequence ATGAGCATTTACGAAGTATTTATGCCGGCGCTAAGTTCCACCATGACCGAAGGTAAAATCGTCTCCTGGGTAAAATCTCCTGGAGATAAAGTGGAAAAAGGCGAAACAGTGGTGGTTGTCGAGTCAGATAAGGCAGATATGGATGTGGAATCCTTCTATGAAGGATATCTTGCTCACATCATCGTCCAAGCTGGTGAAACAGCCTCCGTTGGAAGTGCGATCGCTTTATTGACGGAAACCGAAGCTGAAATCGAAAGTGCAGCTCAAGCGAATTCTGGGAGTACTGCGGCTATTGATGAACCAACTCCAGCTATTAAGAACCCAAAAATAGCAGAAACAACCACAGTCGCAACACCCGCTGCTTCTCAAAACGGAACTACCAGCCATACAAATGGTCGGGTGATCGTTTCACCTCGTGCCCGTAAATTAGCCAAGGAACTGAAAGTAGATTTAAGTGGCATCTCTGGTAGTGGTCCTCATGGTCGTATTGTCGCCCAGGATGTAGAAGCAGCAGCAGGAAAATCTAGCAAACAAGCCGCCACAGTGACTCCTGTTCCACCTCCACAACCAACGCCAACCACAACCCCTGTTCCACCTACACCCACTAAAGTTGCTCCTGCACCCGCACCTGCGCCGGCGATCGCTGCATTACCAGGTCAAATAGTACCTTTTACTACCCTGCAAAATGCTGTAGCACGCAACATGGTAGCGAGTTTATCCGTACCAGTTATCCATATCGGTTACACAATTACCACTGATGCGCTTGACAAGCTTTATAAACAAATTAAGTCTAAAGGCGTGACTATGACAACCCTTCTGGCAAAAGCCGTAGCGGTGACATTGCAAAAACACCCACTGCTTAATGCCAGATACTCAGAACAAGGAATTGTGTACCATTCTAGTATAAATGTTGCCGTAGCGGTGGCAATGGATGACGGGGGATTGATTACACCAGTATTACAGAATGCAGATATGGCGGATATATACTCTCTATCCCGCGATTGGAAGTCTTTGGTAGATCGCGCGAGAGCGAAAAAGCTGCAACCGGAGGAGTATAACAGCGGTACCTTTACAATATCGAACCTAGGAATGTTCGGTGTAGATAGATTTGATGCAATCCTACCACCCGGACAAGGTTCTATTTTGGCAATTGGCGCATCTCGTCCGCAAATTGTCGCAACAACTGAAGGTTTATTTGGCGTCAAGCAACAGATGCAGGTGAATATAACCTGTGATCACCGCATTATCTATGGTGCTGATGCTGCGGCGTTCTTGAAAGATTTGGCGAAGTTGATTTCGACAAATCCCGAATCTTTGATGTTGTAG
- a CDS encoding AMP-dependent synthetase/ligase, with protein sequence MSKTYEISSIISNLSELERMNLQRLADYSNLNSLPEIWPLVAKRCGDTIALRDPHAKPEVVITYTQLFQKIQYFAAGLQALGVKPTERVSLISDNSPRWFIADQGIMTAGAVDAVRSSQAEREELVFILGNSGSTALVVEDLKTFNKLKQRLGDLPIQLVILLSDEAAPTDETLKIVNFTQLLEIGTQHSLTPVKQNHDTLATLIYTSGTTGKPKGVMLSHGNLMHQMVVCGTVLQPKPGEVVLSILPSWHSYERTCEYFLLSQGCTQIYTNLRSVKGDLKEFKPNYMVCVPRLLESIYEGVQKQFREQPANKQRLIDYLLGVSQKYIKARRIAQGASLENLNPSTVERLAASIQASALFPLHALGERLVYAKVREATGGEIKQMISGGGALPKYIDEFFEIINVEILQGYGLTETSPIVHVRRPWHNVRGSSGEPVPGTETKILDPETRKPVPLGNRGLVMLRGPQIMQGYFQNPEATAKAIDKDGWFDSGDLGWVTPQNDLVLTGRAKDTIVLTNGENIEPQPIEDACLRSPYIDQIMLVGQDQRSLGALIVPNLLALEKWLQAKNLHLPSSDEAVKQISTEDPAGKTEVTLESKIIQDLFRQELIREVQNRPGYRPDDRIGPFKLILEPFSPENGLMTQTLKIRRQVVMERYHDIINPMFA encoded by the coding sequence ATGTCGAAAACATACGAGATTTCTTCTATAATCTCTAACCTTTCTGAGCTAGAGCGCATGAATTTACAGCGTTTGGCAGATTACTCCAACTTAAATTCACTGCCAGAAATATGGCCGTTGGTAGCAAAGCGATGTGGTGATACTATTGCTCTTCGCGATCCTCATGCTAAACCAGAAGTTGTTATTACATATACGCAACTCTTTCAAAAAATTCAATATTTTGCTGCAGGATTGCAAGCATTGGGGGTGAAACCAACAGAGCGTGTCTCCCTGATTTCGGATAATAGTCCGCGCTGGTTCATTGCAGATCAAGGCATTATGACTGCTGGGGCGGTTGATGCAGTTCGTAGCTCCCAAGCAGAACGAGAAGAACTTGTATTTATCTTGGGAAATAGTGGTAGTACAGCGCTAGTGGTGGAAGATTTAAAAACTTTCAACAAGCTTAAACAGCGTCTTGGTGATTTGCCAATTCAATTGGTCATCTTGCTGAGTGATGAAGCCGCACCAACAGATGAAACCCTGAAAATAGTAAACTTTACTCAATTGCTTGAAATTGGGACACAGCATAGCTTGACACCAGTTAAGCAAAATCACGATACTTTGGCAACACTTATATATACTTCTGGTACTACAGGGAAACCCAAAGGGGTGATGCTTTCTCACGGTAATTTGATGCACCAAATGGTAGTATGTGGAACGGTATTGCAACCAAAGCCAGGAGAAGTTGTTCTCAGTATTCTCCCCAGTTGGCACAGCTATGAACGCACGTGTGAATACTTCTTACTATCTCAAGGTTGTACCCAAATTTACACTAACCTGCGGTCTGTTAAAGGGGATTTGAAAGAATTTAAACCTAATTACATGGTGTGTGTACCCCGGTTATTGGAATCAATTTATGAGGGGGTACAAAAGCAGTTTCGCGAACAACCAGCAAACAAGCAACGCCTAATTGACTACCTTTTGGGTGTTAGCCAAAAGTATATTAAAGCGCGGCGAATCGCCCAAGGAGCGAGTTTAGAAAATCTCAACCCCTCAACGGTCGAGCGATTAGCAGCTAGTATACAAGCATCAGCTTTGTTTCCTCTCCACGCTTTGGGAGAACGGCTTGTTTATGCCAAGGTACGAGAAGCAACTGGGGGAGAAATAAAACAGATGATTAGCGGTGGCGGCGCACTTCCCAAGTATATAGATGAGTTTTTTGAAATTATTAATGTAGAGATTTTGCAGGGCTATGGCTTGACGGAAACTTCTCCCATCGTACATGTGCGTCGTCCTTGGCATAATGTGCGCGGTTCATCTGGGGAACCAGTACCAGGTACAGAAACGAAAATACTAGATCCGGAAACTCGCAAACCTGTGCCACTTGGGAACCGAGGTTTGGTGATGCTGCGAGGACCACAAATTATGCAAGGCTATTTCCAAAATCCTGAAGCAACAGCCAAAGCAATTGACAAGGACGGTTGGTTTGATAGCGGTGATTTGGGTTGGGTGACACCACAAAATGACTTGGTTCTGACCGGACGAGCAAAGGATACGATTGTATTAACCAATGGGGAAAATATCGAGCCGCAGCCAATTGAAGATGCGTGTTTGCGATCGCCCTACATAGATCAGATAATGCTTGTTGGACAAGACCAACGCAGTCTCGGTGCATTGATCGTCCCCAATTTGTTAGCCCTAGAAAAATGGCTTCAAGCTAAAAATCTGCATCTACCTTCAAGCGATGAAGCCGTCAAACAAATAAGTACTGAAGATCCCGCAGGCAAGACGGAAGTCACCTTGGAGAGTAAAATAATTCAGGATTTATTTCGGCAAGAATTGATTCGGGAAGTGCAAAACCGTCCAGGTTATCGACCGGATGACCGCATTGGTCCGTTCAAGCTGATTCTAGAGCCGTTTTCACCAGAAAATGGTTTGATGACACAAACACTGAAAATTAGGCGACAGGTCGTGATGGAGCGCTATCACGATATTATTAACCCAATGTTTGCCTGA